The following proteins are encoded in a genomic region of Montipora foliosa isolate CH-2021 chromosome 10, ASM3666993v2, whole genome shotgun sequence:
- the LOC137972635 gene encoding zinc finger MYM-type protein 1-like has product MKLIWRSTTIAGKQETTKRQVSRPDQVFVYVSDSPYQPKNFKFPSKTFGSKNQTKRSFQTAWFELFKWLHNDERRDAAYCHTCLKALHSGMLTSSTADPAFTKNGFCNWKNALEKKKGFQKHESSDSHMEAVARYVTAPATVIGDIGDLLCERHTLEKSKNRKILLTILSNIRYLARQALPLRGDWNTETMCEENSNFHQLLKLRSQENPEIIEWLQKRDEKYTSPEIQNEMLEAMAFGMMRKISANIQNATFFTIMADETADVSNKEQLVTCIRWVDHCFVIHEDFIGMHPLERTTAD; this is encoded by the coding sequence ATGAAACTGATTTGGAGATCGACAACAATAGCTGGCAAACAGGAAACGACAAAGAGGCAAGTTAGCCGTCCAGATCAGGTCTTTGTTTACGTATCAGATAGTCCTTATCAGCCGAAGAATTTTAAATTCCCGTCAAAGACCTTCGGGAGtaagaatcaaacaaaaagatcatttcaAACAGCATGGTTTGAACTATTTAAGTGGTTGCATAATGACGAGAGAAGAGATGCGGCTTATTGCCATACTTGCTTGAAAGCACTTCACAGCGGAATGTTAACTTCATCTACTGCAGACCCAGCTTTTACGAAAAATGGATTTTGTAACTGGAAAAATGCGTTGGAGAAAAAGAAAGGGTTTCAAAAGCACGAATCGTCTGATTCGCATATGGAGGCAGTTGCAAGATATGTCACGGCACCCGCAACAGTAATAGGTGATATCGGTGACTTGCTATGTGAACGACATACATTAgaaaagagcaaaaatagaaagattttGCTCACAATCCTGTCCAACATCCGATACTTAGCGCGCCAGGCTTTGCCATTAAGGGGAGACTGGAACACTGAAACAATGTGTGAGGAGAACTCCAATTTTCATCAGCTGCTGAAACTACGGTCACAGGAAAATCCAGAGATCATTGAGTGGCTTCAGAAAAGAGATGAGAAATACACATCGCCAGAAATTCAGAATGAGATGCTAGAGGCAATGGCTTTTGGCATGATGCGGAAAATATCTGCAAACATTCAGAATGCGACCTTTTTCACGATCATGGCTGACGAAACAGCAGATGTTTCAAACAAGGAACAACTAGTTACTTGCATTCGGTGGGTCGACCACTGTTTTGTGATACACGAAGATTTCATCGGAATGCATCCTTTGGAAAGAACAACAGCAGATTAA